TAGTATAGCCGATAGTCTCTCTATCTCCGCCATAAGCTCTTTATATTCGTTTTCTAGTTTTTCTCTCTCAAGGCCGGTTAAGCGCTGGAGTTTCATATCTAAGATAGCGTTTGCTTGAATTTCGCTAAGATCAAATCTTTCTATCAAAGCGACTCTAGCGCTTGGAGTATCTTCGCTAGCTTTTATGGTTTTGATAACTTCGTCTATGTTATCTAGCGCCTTTAAAAGCCCTTCTAAGATATGCGCTCTCTTTTTGGCTTTTTCGAGTTCAAATATAGTTCTTCTTATGACTATCGTTTTTCTATGATTTAAAAAGAGATTTAAAAGCTCTATAAGAGTAAAAACTTTTGGCTCTTTGTTTTCTATAGCAAGAAGTATAATCCCAAAAGTTATCTCCATATTGGTAGATTTATAAAGATTATTTAAAACGATATCGCTATATATATCTTTTTTTAGCTCTATTACTACTCTTATACCTTCTCTATCGCTTTCGTCTCTAATTTCGCCAATACCTTCTATCTGTTTCTCTTTAACTAGATTTGCTATCTGTTCAATTAGTCTTGCTTTGTTAACTTGGTATGGGAGTTCATCGATGACAATAATCTCTTTGTTACCTTTTTTTTCAATGTGAGTTTTAGCTCTTACTTTGATTCTTCCTCTACCTGTTTTATAAGCGTTTAAAATCCCTTGTTTACCGAAGATTATACCTCCGGTTGGAAAGTCTGGACCCTCGATATGTTCCATGATTTCGGAAAGCTCTGCATTAGGATTTTCAATGAGAACCAAAAGTGCGTCTATCAGTTCGTCGATTCTGTGGGGAGGGATGTTTGTAGCCATTCCTACGGCGATACCGTTTGATCCGTTTAAAAGAAGGTTTGGAACTCTGCTTGGCAATACATCAGGTTCTGTTAGAGTATCGTCGTAGTTTGGAACGAAATCTACCGTATCTTTATCTATATCTCTTAAAAGCTCTTCAGCCAAAGAGGTCATTCTAGCTTCGGTATATCTCATTGCCGCAGGGTTGTCTCCGTCAATGGAGCCAAAATTCCCCTGTCCGTCAACCAAAGGTATTCTCATTGAAAATGGTTGAGCCATTCTAACAAGTGCATCATAGACTGCTGTATCCCCGTGAGGGTGATACTTACCTATTACGTCCCCTACGATTCTGGCACTCTTTTTATAAGCAGCTCTGCTTGTTAGGCCAAGTTCGTTCATCGCATATAAAATGCGTCTATGGACAGGCTTTAGACCATCTCTTGCGTCTGGCAAAGCACGGCCTATAATAACGCTCATAGAGTAGTCAAGATAGCTAGCCTTAACACTCTCTTCTATGTCTATTTCTTGTATATCTTGACTCTTTTCAAAAAGATCAGCCATCAATTTACCTCTATTTAGAAAAATTTTAGATATTATATCTTTTCAACTCTTATTGATGGTTTAATTAGGGAAAGTTATGGATATAAATAAAAAAGTTTTACTTTTGGCTATCTATAAAAAAGAGGAAAACGAGAGCTTTAAAGATATAGTTTTAATGTTGGAAAATAGTAGAGTGTTTTCACTAAAAGAGGGAAAAAGGCTGTTAAAAGAGCTTAAGAAGGAGAAGTTTTTAAACGATAGCGGGCTAACGATTAAAGGATTGACGAAAGCAAAAGAGATAGAAAACGAGTTTAAGCTCTGATTTGCAGTAAAAATTTACCACAAATCGATATCTTTTAAAATTTCGCTAAACACTTGATATCTCTCTTTTATGTTTGGATGCACCATTTTATATACTATATCGGCTACCTCTTTTGGTAAATTTTTGTTAAGTTTTAAAGGATGAACAGGTTTGGATGAGCCAATAGGCCAAAAGTTGTAAACCTCGAGATATGCTTTATTAGCCGTTAACTCTTTGTATATCTCGTTTCCAAAATCAAATATCTCCAAAGGCTCAAATCTGCCGATAGGTTTATGTTTTAATAGGTTAAATCGATAATTTACTCCTTTTGTTTTAAGGTAGTAGTTAAACTTCATTAAAAAGGCTATCGCGCCGCTTGAAAATCCATTTAAGACTCTTTCGAAAAAGGTTTCGAAGTTTTCGTTTTTGCTTCTGTTTGTTTTAAACTCTTCCATAAGTTCCAAGATAAGGTATTTAGCAAATCTCAAAGGAACGGATTTTAAGATAGTACGAGCCTCTTTAGATTTTGTCAGGCTTCCTCCCATCAAAATGTCTACGCCAAACTCTACTACTCCTTTAACTTTCGCTTTTGCTCCTACAAAACCTATATCTCCAAATTCATGTATTCCGCATCCCTTTACGCAGCCGCTCCAGTACATTCTAACTTTTGCTTTGTTTGCGTCGATATTTTCGCTTAAAAATTGTGCCATTTCTATAGCATCGGGTTTATTTGGTATTACTCCAAAGTTGCATTCGTTTTTTCCGGTGCAAGCGATAAGATTGTTGAAAAAGGGAGAGTCAATATTTTTATATTTTTTAAAATAGTTGTGGTTTAAAACTTCTTCACAATTTTTTACTCCAGTGATATATAAATTTTGTTCTACCGATATTCTAAGGTCTTTTCCGAACTCCTCAGCTAAATTTGCCGCTTCTATCATATCGGTACCGCTAAATATACCCCCTGGGACTATTGAGTGAAGAGCGAAAGAGCCGTCTTTTAACTGAACTCTTCCTTGATTGTTATCAAAATGCTCCATTTTACAAAGTGTCTCTCCAGCGCTTTGGAAATCTGTTGCGCTGAACTCTTTTAGAGCTTTGATAAAATTTTCCATTCCTACGGCTTCTATCAAAAAGTAGAGCCTGTTTTTGTTTCTGTTGTCTCTAAAACCGTACTCTTTATAAAGGTTTATAAGATTTTCAAAAAACTCTACAACCTCTTCTTGAGTCAGAAAAATATCTGCACTTTTTGCGATTTTACCTACTTTCCCTCCAAGATAGACATTGTATCCGTAGATACCATCTTTCATTGCTAACACAAAACAGCAATCATGTCCATAAACATTACATCTGTTAACTACGCTTCCGCTTATAGAGGTATTAAATTTTCTTGGAAGAGTTCCTATCCACTCATCCTTTTTCAAAAAAAGTTCTTGAAGTTTTAAAAGAGTAGGGTGGCTCTCCAAAAAGTTATCCATAGCTAATCCATCAAGAGGGTCGGTGACTATGTTTCTTAAATTGTCTATTCCTGTTTGATAGGTTGTTATACCAACACTTTCAAGTTTTTCAAAAATTTGCCCAATATCTTCTATATGTAGATTTCTAAGTTCTACTTGCATTCTTGTGGTAAGGTCGATATAGTCTTTTCCAAACTCTTTAGCACACTCTCCTAAAATTTTTGCCTGGTTAGGAGTAAGTATGCCTCCTGGGATTCTAACTCTTAACATAAACTGTTTAGGCGTAAACTCATTTTTGTCAAAAAGGCCGAAATATTTCAAAAATATGTTTTTATCTTCTTCGCTAATTGCTTCATATCCTTTTTTTGCAAGCTCTTGAAGTCTTTCATAAGCCTTTTTTGGGGACAATTTAGCTTTGATTTTTTCGATTTTGTTTATTTTAGCGCTTCTTTTTTCTTTTACTTCAATCAATCTTTTTAACATATACATCCTTTTAGCTTTGAATGTTGATTTTATCTTCTATTTTGTTCTTTTCACTACTTTTTTCACAAACAGCTTCGTAAGAGATCTCTCCGGCGATATTTTCTTTTAAAACTATACCTTTTGGAACTTTTTCGGAGTGTAACTGAACGGCGGTCTGTTTGAAGTTTGGCTCGCCGCTTTTTGGATCAAATAGAGATTGAGTCAATATATTTATAAGCTGAGTATTGTAGTGAAAAGGTACAAATACCGTTCCTGGTGCGACTCTTTGTGTGACTTTTACAACTAGATTTTCAACTTTGCCTCTAGAAGAGCTTATAGTTATACGATCATAATTTTTAACTTTTAGTTTTTCGGCATCAAGAGGATTTATCTCGCACCAAGCTTCAGGAGCTAAATCGTCCAAAATCTTTATCTGTCCTGTTTTGGTTCTAGTGTGAAAATGTTCAACCGTTCTACCCGTATTTAATATAAGAGGAAACTCTTTTGATATATCTTCTTGTAGAGGCTCCCAATGGGCATTTATAAATTTTGCTTTGCCATCTTCATGTTCAAAAGGCATATCTTTGCTATAGAGCCGTTTGCATCCATTAGGATACTTTTCGTTGCACGGCCACTGAATCCCTCCCATATTTTCTATCTTTTCATAACTCATACCGCTGTAGTCGCAAAGTCTGCCGCGAGAAATTTTTCTAATCTCCTCAAATGCGTCTTTAGGCTCTTTCCAATCTTTAAAAAGAAGCTCTTTAACTCCGAAATATTGGCTAAACTCCAGAATTATTTCAAAATCGCTTTTGGAGTCGGCAGGAGGTTCTACCGCTTTGTTGGCTTTGTTACATCTTCTTTCGCTATTTGTATAACAACCCTCTTTCTCTCCCCAAGTAGCTGCAGCAAAAACTACGTCGGCAATCTTTGCCGTATCGCTCATAAACGCGTCTTGAACTACTAAAATATCCAACTTTTTTAGTGCTCTTCTAAGCATTTTTTGGTTTGGAAAACTTATCAAAGGATTTGTGCATACCACCCATAACGCCTTTATCTCACCTCTATCTATAGCTTCAATTATTTCGGTATATTTATATCCTCTGTGATCAGGTATCATCTCTATAGGCACGTTTATAAGAGCTGCGAACTCCTCTCTATCTTTTTGACTTTCGAATTTTCTGTAGCCCGGGATTGATGAGGTAAATCCGAACTCTCTGGTTCCCATGGCATTGCATTGTCCTGTTATAGAAAAAGGAGCACACCCCTCTTTGCCGATTTTTCCAGTCATAATGGCTAGATTATTTATGGCACTTACGGTATCGGTACCTTGATAAGACTGATTGACTCCCATCGTCCAACAAATAAGGCTCTTTTCGCTTTTTGCGTACAGTTTTGCAAGATTGTATAGCTCTTTAGTCTCAATTCCTGTTATATGAGCCACGTGTCCGGGTTGATAATCTTGTATATGTTTAACAAACTCTCTCCAGCCTAGGGCTCTATCTTTGATAAATCTCTCATCGTACCATCCTTGTTCCCAGATTATATAAGCTAATCCGTTTAATAGCGCCAAATCTGTTCTAGGTTTTATAGGTACGTATATATTGGCTAGTCTCGCCGTTTTTGAGCGTCTAGGATCTATCACCACTATCTTTTTGTTTTTTCTGTTTTTCATAAGATGGTGAACTATTATAGGATGGTTATCGGCAAGGTTTGCTCCTATGACAAATACCGCATCGGCTTTTGCTATATCTTCGTAGCTTCCTACCGGTCCATCGCTATCGAAACTCTGTTTATATCCCATAACCGCACTTGCCATACATAAGGTTGTATTTCCGTCGTAATTTCTAGTATCGAGTCCTAATTGGACAAATTTTCCAAGAGCGTAAAACTCTTCAGTCAAAAGCTGTCC
This Nitrosophilus labii DNA region includes the following protein-coding sequences:
- a CDS encoding ferredoxin--nitrite reductase, with protein sequence MLKRLIEVKEKRSAKINKIEKIKAKLSPKKAYERLQELAKKGYEAISEEDKNIFLKYFGLFDKNEFTPKQFMLRVRIPGGILTPNQAKILGECAKEFGKDYIDLTTRMQVELRNLHIEDIGQIFEKLESVGITTYQTGIDNLRNIVTDPLDGLAMDNFLESHPTLLKLQELFLKKDEWIGTLPRKFNTSISGSVVNRCNVYGHDCCFVLAMKDGIYGYNVYLGGKVGKIAKSADIFLTQEEVVEFFENLINLYKEYGFRDNRNKNRLYFLIEAVGMENFIKALKEFSATDFQSAGETLCKMEHFDNNQGRVQLKDGSFALHSIVPGGIFSGTDMIEAANLAEEFGKDLRISVEQNLYITGVKNCEEVLNHNYFKKYKNIDSPFFNNLIACTGKNECNFGVIPNKPDAIEMAQFLSENIDANKAKVRMYWSGCVKGCGIHEFGDIGFVGAKAKVKGVVEFGVDILMGGSLTKSKEARTILKSVPLRFAKYLILELMEEFKTNRSKNENFETFFERVLNGFSSGAIAFLMKFNYYLKTKGVNYRFNLLKHKPIGRFEPLEIFDFGNEIYKELTANKAYLEVYNFWPIGSSKPVHPLKLNKNLPKEVADIVYKMVHPNIKERYQVFSEILKDIDLW
- a CDS encoding molybdopterin oxidoreductase family protein, translated to MIGKIKDFLGLDIKEDKYALADDPLFGKISKEKKPDFWVKSTCGYCGVGCGLYIGVKNGKATYTKGDPAHNVNLGTLCPKGLSEHYILYASNRALYPKVKKNGKLTNVSWSEAYEKAFEGFKKVQEIYGKNAVAVISTGQLLTEEFYALGKFVQLGLDTRNYDGNTTLCMASAVMGYKQSFDSDGPVGSYEDIAKADAVFVIGANLADNHPIIVHHLMKNRKNKKIVVIDPRRSKTARLANIYVPIKPRTDLALLNGLAYIIWEQGWYDERFIKDRALGWREFVKHIQDYQPGHVAHITGIETKELYNLAKLYAKSEKSLICWTMGVNQSYQGTDTVSAINNLAIMTGKIGKEGCAPFSITGQCNAMGTREFGFTSSIPGYRKFESQKDREEFAALINVPIEMIPDHRGYKYTEIIEAIDRGEIKALWVVCTNPLISFPNQKMLRRALKKLDILVVQDAFMSDTAKIADVVFAAATWGEKEGCYTNSERRCNKANKAVEPPADSKSDFEIILEFSQYFGVKELLFKDWKEPKDAFEEIRKISRGRLCDYSGMSYEKIENMGGIQWPCNEKYPNGCKRLYSKDMPFEHEDGKAKFINAHWEPLQEDISKEFPLILNTGRTVEHFHTRTKTGQIKILDDLAPEAWCEINPLDAEKLKVKNYDRITISSSRGKVENLVVKVTQRVAPGTVFVPFHYNTQLINILTQSLFDPKSGEPNFKQTAVQLHSEKVPKGIVLKENIAGEISYEAVCEKSSEKNKIEDKINIQS
- the gyrA gene encoding DNA gyrase subunit A, producing the protein MADLFEKSQDIQEIDIEESVKASYLDYSMSVIIGRALPDARDGLKPVHRRILYAMNELGLTSRAAYKKSARIVGDVIGKYHPHGDTAVYDALVRMAQPFSMRIPLVDGQGNFGSIDGDNPAAMRYTEARMTSLAEELLRDIDKDTVDFVPNYDDTLTEPDVLPSRVPNLLLNGSNGIAVGMATNIPPHRIDELIDALLVLIENPNAELSEIMEHIEGPDFPTGGIIFGKQGILNAYKTGRGRIKVRAKTHIEKKGNKEIIVIDELPYQVNKARLIEQIANLVKEKQIEGIGEIRDESDREGIRVVIELKKDIYSDIVLNNLYKSTNMEITFGIILLAIENKEPKVFTLIELLNLFLNHRKTIVIRRTIFELEKAKKRAHILEGLLKALDNIDEVIKTIKASEDTPSARVALIERFDLSEIQANAILDMKLQRLTGLEREKLENEYKELMAEIERLSAILKSEEKLNEIIKEELLEIKEKFSTPRLTQIVESYEEIDIEDLIPNEPMVVTITHRGYVKRVPLKSYEKQKRGGKGKTAVTTYEDDFIEDFFISNTHDTLMFVTDKGQLYWLKVYKIPEAGRSAKGKAVVNLLQLEPDEKIKAIIPTTDFAADKSLAFFTKNGVVKRTNLSEFSNIRSRGIKAITLDENDELVSAKIITPQTQWLFIITQKGMCIRFRVEDVREMGRSARGVTGIRFKYSGDKVVGAETIKEEHQELLTVSEKGIGKRTEAIEYREQSRGGKGVIAMKLTPKTGDVVGVVTVDEDKDLMVLTSVGKMIRVDMTSIRKAGRNTSGVVIVKLDKGDKVVSIAKCPKEEEEGEEVEKS